The following coding sequences are from one Ornithodoros turicata isolate Travis chromosome 1, ASM3712646v1, whole genome shotgun sequence window:
- the LOC135377254 gene encoding LOW QUALITY PROTEIN: band 3 anion transport protein-like (The sequence of the model RefSeq protein was modified relative to this genomic sequence to represent the inferred CDS: substituted 2 bases at 2 genomic stop codons), with translation MDSRRMSSQLWKDEGSVLEAIDELMSPSEEFKLTDIEDKPTKEHHYDEDDYKMHRGAGFPHHHQPLKKHYHHRRSEDLPTVAEAPKETDAPGPSTVPKIVVSQADRPLKSSLKKASISSEEPLLGSYGFFPSLDTRTADYQNQYQDIPLSSTVRDSSQDQNGQHKVAFILGSDEPAQPPAPPSMTAKATQPHRTKERHHHHRRHKRRRYVYDPTLMILHDANDKTRVITEPEEAVMLQSADLEDMASHRFEDPKGMRRHKIHAKSATHLPLPEDATQDKGLGKRHSVAYMRKTYDRKPHEIFVELDELVPDRDTYEWKETARWIKYEENLEEDVDRWGKPHVASLSFHSLLCLRKCIEQGTILLDLEEKDLTGIANKVVDNMVLSEQISAENHGAVLRVLLLRHRHAAERGLNTFLRRNSSGTLTAFRSLRSASLVSNLTTSSQDHVNGNAGNRSMPLLSPETRVSIGENQVGCSWEDLRKPDANILRRIPEDAEATAVLVGGLEYLDQPSIAFVRLAQGQTMPNLMEVPIPVRFFFILLGPTDTDMDYHEIGRSISTLMSNNSFHTVAYKAEDRRDLLRAINEFLDDSIVLPPGDWDRKSLLPVEDIKRKYEGIRKRKLQQQKKPRKDLVAHRYSMQTSKTSENVPNQTSAERXKCAXLFDAAQEPAAVHYEPLKRGGRLFGGLISDMKNRYPWYLSDLKDGLDAQCIATAIFIYFAALSGAITFGGLIGDKTHNLIGVSETLVATCATGILFSLLSGQPLVIIGVTGPVLLFDELLYSFCQENDVEFLPIRVWIGIWIAILATLVVAFEGSTLVRFFTRFTQEIFASLISLLYLFESMNKLYVVSESQMASKRRSFISSCDWQIFVQHPLLPASAYCDITNGTTNLTILVDQEDAQRQPNTALLSFILMFSTFLMADFLRKFRNSSFLGRNARRALGDFGIPITIVIIVSMDYFIPNTYSQKLQVPSGLSTSREGRGWLISPISSTFIWWHVFVAAVGAVLVFILLFLEIEICELILSKKERKLKKGSGFHLDLMLICYMEVGCAFLGAPWVCAATVRSVSHLASLTVMSRTHAPGESPHILGVKEQRVTNFVVALLVGLSVFMSPLLREVPVAVLFGVFLYMGITSMIGIQLFERLILFFKPTKHFPNVPYAQKVKAIKMHLYTLIQVVCLVILWVVKSSSLALAFPFVLLLMIPLRMQLKYLFTQKELQYLDGEDVSLQSDEEDDPDFYQQTILPS, from the exons ATGGACAGTCGGCGCATGAGTTCTCAGTTATGGAAGGACGAAGGCAGTGTTCTGGAAGCCATCGATGAGTTGATGAGTCCCAGTGAGGAATTTAAGCTGACGGACATTGAAGATAAGCCCACTAAAGAGCATCATTATGATGAGGATGACTACAAGATGCATCGGGGTGCTGGTTTCCCACACCACCATCAACCACTTAAGAAGCACTATCACCATCGCCGTTCTGAGGATCTACCCACCGTTGCTGAGGCACCTAAG GAGACCGATGCCCCGGGACCATCGACCGTACCCAAGATTGTGGTTTCTCAAGCCGATCGACCCCTCAAGTCCTCCCTGAAGAAAGCTTCCATATCTTCGGAAGAGCCATTGCTGGGAAGTTATGG CTTCTTCCCTAGCCTGGACACAAGGACGGCCGACTACCAGAACCAGTACCAAGATATCCCTCTCTCGTCGACAGTTCGAGATTCTTCGCAGGACCAAAATGGGCAGCATAAAGTAGCTTTCATCCTAG ggTCTGACGAGCCTGCACAACCGCCGGCACCGCCAAGCATGACCGCCAAGGCAACTCAGCCACATCGAACAAAGGAAAG GCATCACCATCATCGCCGGCACAAGCGCCGCAGGTATGTCTATGACCCGACGTTGATGATCCTTCATGATGCCAACGATAAGACACGCGTCATCACTGAACCCGAGGAAGCTGTCATGCTGCAGTCAGCTGATCTGGAAGATATGGCGA GTCACAGGTTTGAAGACCCGAAAGGGATGCGTCGCCACAAGATCCATGCCAAGTCGGCCACCCACCTGCCACTACCCGAAGATGCGACCCAAGACAAGGGTTTGGGAAAGCGCCACTCTGTGGCCTACATGAGGAAGACGTATGACAGAAAGCCCCATGAG ATTTTTGTGGAACTGGACGAGCTGGTCCCAGATCGTGACACGTACGAGTGGAAAGAAACGGCCCGTTGGATCAAATACGAAGAAAACCTGGAAGAGGACGTGGATCGCTGGGGAAAACCACACGTCGCGTCGCTTTCCTTCCACTCTCTCCTATGTCTAAGAAAGTGCATCGAGCAAGGCACGATACTGCTGGACCTGGAAGAAAAGGACCTGACGGGCATCGCCAACAAAGTGGTGGACAACATGGTGCTCAGCGAACAAATATCGGCCGAGAACCATGGAGCAGTGCTTCGAGTGCTGCTCTTACGTCACAGGCACGCTGCCGAAAGGGGTCTCAACACGTTTCTACGCAGAAATTCCTCCGGGACGTTGACAGCTTTCAG GTCACTGCGGTCGGCGTCGTTAGTCAGCAATCTGACTACGTCGTCTCAGGACCACGTTAATGGCAACGCCGGTAATCGAAGTATGCCTCTACTGAGCCCGGAAACGCGCGTTTCTATCGGG GAGAACCAAGTCGGGTGTTCTTGGGAGGATTTGCGCAAGCCCGATGCCAACATCCTTCGAAGGATCCCCGAGGACGCGGAAGCGACCGCCGTGCTCGTAGGAGGTTTAGAATATCTGGATCAACCCAGTATTGCTTTTGTGAGATTGGCTCAGGGGCAGACCATGCCCAACCTGATGGAG GTACCAATACCCGTCCGATTCTTCTTCATTCTCCTGGGGCCTACCGACACAGACATGGATTATCACGAAATTGGTCGTTCCATATCTACTCTTATGTCCAACAAT AGTTTTCACACGGTCGCTTATAAAGCAGAGGACCGACGCGACCTTTTGAGGGCCATCAACGAGTTTTTGGACGACAGCATTGTACTACCACCAGGGGACTGGGACCGCAAATCACTTCTGCCCGTTGAGGATATTAAGAGGAAATACGAAGGCATCCGAAAACGCAAACTCCAGCAGCAAAAGAAGCCACGTAAGGATCTCGTCGCACATAGGTATTCTATGCAGACCAGTAAGACGAGCGAAAATGTGCCGAACCAGACCAGTGCAGAGCGGTGAAAATGTGCGTAACTATTTGATGCAGCCCAGGAACCAGCAGCGGTCCATTACGAGCCCTTAAAGCGTGGTGGTCGTCTTTTCGGAGGTCTCATAAGCGACATGAAGAATCGCTACCCTTGGTATCTGAGCGACCTCAAGGACGGCCTGGATGCCCAGTGTATAGCCACAGCTATATTCATATATTTTGCTGCCCTCTCCGGGGCCATCACATTTGGGGGATTAATAG GTGATAAAACTCATAATTTAATCGGCGTTTCGGAAACCTTAGTGGCCACCTGCGCCACTGGAATCTTGTTTTCTCTCCTTTCTGGCCAACCGCTCGTTATTATAGGGGTAACGGGACCCGTGCTTTTATTCGACGAACTTCTTTACTCG ttctgtcaagagaacgacgTGGAATTTTTGCCCATCCGAGTGTGGATCGGCATATGGATAGCTATTCTGGCCACATTGGTGGTTGCCTTTGAAGGGAGCACTTTGGTGCGCTTTTTCACCAGGTTTACGCAAGAGATCTTTGCTTCGCTCATTTCTCTGCTGTACCTCTTTGAATCTATGAATAAGCTCTATGTGGTAAGTGAGAGTCAAATGGCTTCAAAAAGACGCTCCTTCATCTCATCCTGCGATTGGCAGATATTTGTCCAACACCCCCTGTTACCTGCAAGTGCATACTGCGACATAACCAACGGTACGACGAATCTCACCATACTCGTGGACCAAGAAGACGCCCAACGGCAACCCAATACGGCTCTGCTTTCTTTCATTCTCATGTTTTCTACTTTTCTCATGGCGGATTTCCTGAGGAAATTTCGTAACAGTAGCTTCCTGGGACGAAAC GCTCGAAGAGCTCTCGGAGACTTTGGAATTCCCATTACGATTGTCATCATTGTGAGCATGGATTATTTTATCCCGAACACGTATTCTCAG AAACTTCAAGTGCCAAGCGGCCTGAGCACAAGCCGAGAGGGCCGTGGATGGCTCATTTCACCTATTAGCTCGACTTTTATCTGGTGGCACGTCTTTGTGGCTGCAGTTGGAGCCGTACTCGTCTTCATCCTCTTGTTCCTCGAGATTGAAATCTGCGA ATTGATACTAAGCAAGAAAGAGCGCAAGCTCAAGAAAGGTTCTGGTTTTCACTTGGACCTCATGCTCATTTGCTACATGGAAGTGGGATGTGCCTTCTTGGGCGCCCCCTGGGTGTGCGCTGCGACGGTGCGTTCTGTGTCCCACTTAGCTTCACTGACCGTCATGAGTCGGACACATGCCCCGGGGGAGTCGCCTCATATACTCGGAGTGAAAGAGCAACGAGTGACAAACTTCGTTGTTGCGCTTCTCGTTG GCCTGTCGGTGTTCATGAGCCCTCTGTTGCGGGAAGTTCCAGTAGCTGTGCTCTTCGGTGTCTTTCTCTACATGGGCATCACCTCCATGATTGGGATCCAACTTTTTGAGAGGCTTATCCTGTTTTTCAAGCCCACCAAGCATTTCCCCAATGTGCCTTATGCGCAAAAG GTGAAAGCTATCAAGATGCACTTGTACACTCTCATCCAAGTGGTGTGCTTGGTCATCTTGTGGGTGGTCAAGTCATCGTCGCTTGCTCTCGCCTTCCCTTTTGTGCTGCTTCTCATGATCCCCCTGCGAATGCAGCTCAAGTATTTGTTCACCCAGAAGGAGCTACAATAC TTAGACGGCGAAGACGTGAGCTTGCAGTCTGACGAAGAAGACGATCCCGACTTCTATCAGCAGACGATACTGCCCAGTTGA
- the LOC135396486 gene encoding SOSS complex subunit B1-like isoform X2: MDPTSIRDLKPGMKNLNIVFIVLDIGRPNTTKEGHEVRTCRVADRTGSINVSVWDEPGTCLQQGDICKLTKGYASLWKSCLTLYTGKGGDIQKIGEFCLPFSETPFMSEPNPEFLQQLQAKLLNAGMEQRQSPAGGDTPSPGNGHPSGRRLVPYSAMRMPVPSHNNGFAAPAKPRPIRR; the protein is encoded by the exons ATGGATCCCACTTCAATTCGCGACTTGAAACCCGGAATGAAAAATTTGAATATAGTCTTCATCGTGTTGGATATTG GTCGGCCGAACACGACGAAAGAGGGGCATGAAGTGAGAACCTGTCGCGTCGCCGACCGCACAGGCTCCATCAACGTGTCCGTCTGGGATGAACCTGGCACCTGCCTTCAACAAGGGGACATATGCAAACTGACCAAAGG TTACGCATCACTGTGGAAAAGCTGTTTGACTCTCTACACAGGAAAAGGAGGAGACATTCAGAAAATTGGCGA ATTTTGCCTTCCGTTCAGTGAGACTCCGTTTATGAGCGAGCCTAACCCTGAATTCCTGCAGCAGCTCCAAGCCAAATTGTTG AATGCAGGGATGGAGCAACGGCAATCCCCCGCAGGCGGAGACACACCATCTCCAG gCAATGGCCATCCCAGCGGTCGTCGCCTGGTGCCTTACAGCGCAATGCGCATGCCAGTTCCCAGCCACAACAATGGCTTTGCGGCCCCGGCCAAGCCTCGACCCATCCGGAGATAG
- the LOC135396486 gene encoding SOSS complex subunit B2-like isoform X1, whose amino-acid sequence MDPTSIRDLKPGMKNLNIVFIVLDIGRPNTTKEGHEVRTCRVADRTGSINVSVWDEPGTCLQQGDICKLTKGYASLWKSCLTLYTGKGGDIQKIGEFCLPFSETPFMSEPNPEFLQQLQAKLLNAGMEQRQSPAGGDTPSPAGNGHPSGRRLVPYSAMRMPVPSHNNGFAAPAKPRPIRR is encoded by the exons ATGGATCCCACTTCAATTCGCGACTTGAAACCCGGAATGAAAAATTTGAATATAGTCTTCATCGTGTTGGATATTG GTCGGCCGAACACGACGAAAGAGGGGCATGAAGTGAGAACCTGTCGCGTCGCCGACCGCACAGGCTCCATCAACGTGTCCGTCTGGGATGAACCTGGCACCTGCCTTCAACAAGGGGACATATGCAAACTGACCAAAGG TTACGCATCACTGTGGAAAAGCTGTTTGACTCTCTACACAGGAAAAGGAGGAGACATTCAGAAAATTGGCGA ATTTTGCCTTCCGTTCAGTGAGACTCCGTTTATGAGCGAGCCTAACCCTGAATTCCTGCAGCAGCTCCAAGCCAAATTGTTG AATGCAGGGATGGAGCAACGGCAATCCCCCGCAGGCGGAGACACACCATCTCCAG caggCAATGGCCATCCCAGCGGTCGTCGCCTGGTGCCTTACAGCGCAATGCGCATGCCAGTTCCCAGCCACAACAATGGCTTTGCGGCCCCGGCCAAGCCTCGACCCATCCGGAGATAG